A genomic window from Triticum urartu cultivar G1812 chromosome 7, Tu2.1, whole genome shotgun sequence includes:
- the LOC125520702 gene encoding ribonuclease 3-like protein 2 isoform X4 has product MMEPASRKRRASSPPPSGPVTLPPPGFVADREEAAARVERLLQYQFNNRSLLEEALTHQSFAGGAAGSYQRLEFVGDAALGLAFSNFLYLTNPTVGPGALSTLRAANISTEKLARAAVRHDLYPLLRRNCPRLDLLVGQFIQSVKQELEDDLGTTPYGGTVFKAPKVLADIVEAIAAAVYVDCNFDLEKLWKVTRFLFEPIVTAETIDEQPVSTLHELCQKHGKDIKFKTWQKGGTAVVNVFVGGALVGMGSSEQMVIAKLNATRDALSKLLGGGNQQVLTTGVGHGLGVEVGDLRECKQKLIEQCSRKHWPKPIFKLEKEDGPAHDRTFVYSVQVESHGGIWVTLSDKMSRVKDAENSCAQKMLEHILKLHSWQVMCPSFCCLGTCTCIYAPTTLH; this is encoded by the exons ATGATGGAGCCCGCCTCCCGCAAGCGCCGCGCCTCGTCGCCTCCGCCGTCGGGCCCCGTCACGCTGCCGCCGCCCGGCTTCGTGGCGGacagggaggaggcggcggcccgCGTGGAGCGGCTTCTCCAGTACCAGTTCAACAACCGCTCCCTGCTCGAGGAGGCGCTCACCCACCAGTCCTTCGCCGGCGGCGCAGCAGGCTCGTACCAGAGGCTCGAGTTCGTCGGGGACGCGGCGCTCGGCCTTGCCTTCTCCAACTTCCTCTACCTCACCAACCCCACCGTCGGCCCCGGGGCGCTCTCCACGCTCCGGGCCGCCAACATCTCCACCGAGAAGCTGGCCCGCGCCGCCGTGCGCCACGACCTCTACCCGCTGCTCCGACGCAACTGCCCTCGCCTCGATCTCTTG GTAGGACAGTTTATCCAGTCAGTGAAACAAGAGTTAGAGGATGACCTTGGCACTACGCCCTATGGTGGCACTGTATTTAAGGCTCCCAAGGTGCTTGCTGATATAGTTGAGGCCATTGCCGCTGCTGTCTATGTGGATTGCAACTTTGATCTTGAGAAGCTCTGGAAG GTAACAAGGTTCCTCTTTGAGCCCATTGTCACAGCAGAAACAATAGATGAGCAACCTGTGTCTACGTTGCATGAACTGTGCCAGAAACATGGGAAAGATATAAAATTCAAGACTTGGCAGAAGGGTGGAACAGCGGTTGTAAATGTATTTGTTGGTGGGGCACTTGTTGGGATGGGCTCCTCAGAGCAGATGGTAATCGCTAAGCTCAATGCCACCCGGGATGCATTAAGCAAGCTTCTTGGTGGAGGCAATCAGCAAGTGTTGACAACCGGAGTTGGCCATGGATTGGGGGTTGAGGTTGGAGATCTTAGGGAATGCAAGCAGAAGCTTATTGAGCAGTGCAGCAGGAAGCATTGGCCAAAACCTATCTTTAA GTTAGAGAAGGAAGATGGCCCGGCACATGATAGGACATTTGTTTACTCTGTTCAGGTAGAAAGCCATGGTGGTATTTGGGTAACTTTAAGTGATAAGATGTCAAGGGTAAAGGATGCGGAGAATTCTTGCGCGCAGAAGATGTTGGAACATATATTGAAATT GCATTCATGGCAGGTGATGTGCCCATCCTTCTGCTGCCTCGGTACATGTACGTGTATTTATGCCCCTACCACTCTTCACTAA
- the LOC125520702 gene encoding ribonuclease 3-like protein 2 isoform X9, with protein sequence MMEPASRKRRASSPPPSGPVTLPPPGFVADREEAAARVERLLQYQFNNRSLLEEALTHQSFAGGAAGSYQRLEFVGDAALGLAFSNFLYLTNPTVGPGALSTLRAANISTEKLARAAVRHDLYPLLRRNCPRLDLLVGQFIQSVKQELEDDLGTTPYGGTVFKAPKVLADIVEAIAAAVYVDCNFDLEKLWKVTRFLFEPIVTAETIDEQPVSTLHELCQKHGKDIKFKTWQKGGTAVVNVFVGGALVGMGSSEQMVIAKLNATRDALSKLLGGGNQQVLTTGVGHGLGVEVGDLRECKQKLIEQCSRKHWPKPIFKHSWQVMCPSFCCLGTCTCIYAPTTLH encoded by the exons ATGATGGAGCCCGCCTCCCGCAAGCGCCGCGCCTCGTCGCCTCCGCCGTCGGGCCCCGTCACGCTGCCGCCGCCCGGCTTCGTGGCGGacagggaggaggcggcggcccgCGTGGAGCGGCTTCTCCAGTACCAGTTCAACAACCGCTCCCTGCTCGAGGAGGCGCTCACCCACCAGTCCTTCGCCGGCGGCGCAGCAGGCTCGTACCAGAGGCTCGAGTTCGTCGGGGACGCGGCGCTCGGCCTTGCCTTCTCCAACTTCCTCTACCTCACCAACCCCACCGTCGGCCCCGGGGCGCTCTCCACGCTCCGGGCCGCCAACATCTCCACCGAGAAGCTGGCCCGCGCCGCCGTGCGCCACGACCTCTACCCGCTGCTCCGACGCAACTGCCCTCGCCTCGATCTCTTG GTAGGACAGTTTATCCAGTCAGTGAAACAAGAGTTAGAGGATGACCTTGGCACTACGCCCTATGGTGGCACTGTATTTAAGGCTCCCAAGGTGCTTGCTGATATAGTTGAGGCCATTGCCGCTGCTGTCTATGTGGATTGCAACTTTGATCTTGAGAAGCTCTGGAAG GTAACAAGGTTCCTCTTTGAGCCCATTGTCACAGCAGAAACAATAGATGAGCAACCTGTGTCTACGTTGCATGAACTGTGCCAGAAACATGGGAAAGATATAAAATTCAAGACTTGGCAGAAGGGTGGAACAGCGGTTGTAAATGTATTTGTTGGTGGGGCACTTGTTGGGATGGGCTCCTCAGAGCAGATGGTAATCGCTAAGCTCAATGCCACCCGGGATGCATTAAGCAAGCTTCTTGGTGGAGGCAATCAGCAAGTGTTGACAACCGGAGTTGGCCATGGATTGGGGGTTGAGGTTGGAGATCTTAGGGAATGCAAGCAGAAGCTTATTGAGCAGTGCAGCAGGAAGCATTGGCCAAAACCTATCTTTAA GCATTCATGGCAGGTGATGTGCCCATCCTTCTGCTGCCTCGGTACATGTACGTGTATTTATGCCCCTACCACTCTTCACTAA